The sequence below is a genomic window from Echeneis naucrates chromosome 13, fEcheNa1.1, whole genome shotgun sequence.
ACACACAGACTTTGATGAGCAGGAGCAGAAGTTTGTTGGGTTGCCACGACAATGGCAGTCCCTCATCGAAGACACTGCTAAAAGGCCTAAACCCTTCATTGATGTGACTGTCATCACAACTGTGGAGCCACGCAAGGTGGGCAGCCTGaaagtttttatctttttcatgACTGCATTTTAATTACAGCTTCATATTTACCACAGCATTTATAATCTTAAACATTCAATTTGAACCTTTATTTTTGCCAGGTAACCATTTACCCACAGTCTTAGTTGCAATCTGACAGGGTCACAGGAATTACACAAAATGTTTAATAGATGCTTTGACTACATTAAAGACACATGCATGCATCATTAAGTCAGatagtgttgttgtgttgtaatatcagatttatttatttgtatagcgccaaatcataacaaagttacatcaaggcactttacatatagagcaggtctagccaaactctttataaaattatttaaagagacccaacagatcccctgatgagcaagcacttggcgacagtggcaaagaaaaacttcctttaagaggcagaaacctctgggagaaactgtgtttttttgtttttgtttttttttttttttttaagaaggatggttcttatcagcgcatgcaaggggggagggagggagagggtgagagagggtgacagggagagacagacagagagagagagagagcgagagagagagaagctcagtccttcccccagtagcctaggcctacagcagcatagatAAAGAGCAGAGgactttaattttttaactataagctctggcatacaggaaagttttaagcctggtcttgaaaattgctaaagagtctgcctctggaccgatactggaagttggttccatagaaaaggagcctgataactgaaagatctgcctccagatttactcttggagactctaggaaccacaagtaaaaagcggagtggcctactaggacagtaaggaactatgagctctctgagatatgatggagcttggccattgagagctttatatgttaaaagaaggattttgcattctactctatattttactggcagccaatgaagagcagctaacacaggagagatatgatctcttttcctagttcctgttaccattcgtgcagcagcgttctgaatcaactgaaggccttttaggcattgttgggaatgatgactgaatgttctctttgaatttagccacagcagcttcagaaaaacatcttctatagctgaatttattcctcactTCTGTGGAGCctattaaagtaaactcaaatgtaataaggtaatggtcagtcaggagagagttttggggaagaattgtcaagcttgtcaatttcaatgccatatgttagaacaagatcaaggatatgattgtagaagtgagtgggttcattcacatgctgggaaaagccaattgagtgtagtagggaaagaaacccagaactaaggctgtcgctttctacatcaacatgtatattgaaatctcccagtatgattttatctgtactgagtattaactctgatataaactcagaaaactctggcggacggtatactgtaactaacagaatttttccagtctgagtgggaaagactaagagtgaggctttcaaaagacctgcagccagaatTTGGTCcagggttgattaataggcttgactgaaatattgcagccaccccccctcctcgacctgtggtacgaggaaTATGAAAATTGACATGAGTTGgaggtgtagcttcattaatgctaacatactcatcctgctgcagccacatttctgttatacaaaataaatcaatacgatgatcagttatgagatcatttactagtagacattttgatgataatgatcgaatgttcaacagtccacatttgattgcagtgttatttgagactgactttgtggctgttttaatttcagttaggtcattgtttttagctcctcttctgtttagtttgggtttattaacttttctaaatttaggtggtcgggggacagacacagcttctatagacctaaacatagacagagactctattctattctcggcaggtgaccgctctgactgaggcacagTCTCACagcctcctggtctcgacttgggattgtcagggttttggatttctaataaaatcggccatattcctagaaatgagagtgGCCCCttccacggtgggatggacatcATCTCTCCTAATGAaaccaggtctcccccagaaagacttccagctATCTATGTAGCCCAggttgttttcgggacaccacctcgacagccagtggttaaatgacgacatgcggctgtacatgtcatcactggtctgattggggagggggccggagaatACTACAGTGTCCGAAatcattttagcaaaagtacacactgattccacattaatttttgtgacttccgactggcgaagtcgggtgtcgttactgccgacgtgaataacaacattagcatatttacgtttacccttagccagcagtttcacgtaagactggatgtcgcctgctcttgcccccgggatacacttcactatggccgccggtgtcgctaacgTTACGTCCCTCAGAATAGAATTGCCAATCACTAGAGttggcttttcagcgggtgtgtcggtgagtggggagaacctgttagaaacgtgaactggttggtggtgaaccgggggcttCTGCCTATGACTATtcctcttgtctcggacagttacccagccgccctgactagatccctgctgctcgggagccactggaGGGTAGGAAACTATCTcggctgccgtatgagctcaTCTAGGTCGGCCCGCACTGGCTACAGGGGGGAggctagctaaagtgcagagCCGTGATTCTAAGTCATtaattttcacctccatttctaccatcatcctgcatctatgacaagaggtgctatcataaaaggaggcagaagaataactacacatgaggcacacagaacagaacaggagaggagaggaggaggagaaagaggaagagagagtggagagagagagagctagaggacattgctaatcgggtagtttgattagcggaggagcagaactggttataatctttggagaaaggagagatattgacttttaaacctagtgttggtgtgacaATAATTGCTGTCGGATTAAttgagtgaattaggaaataataacagaggaacagtggaaacaacacacaagatgACATGAGATGACACGAGATGatacagagcacagcagagagcacaaccgccagtgaccggaaattacgcaacacgcttaccgcaaaACTCCAGCCTTCCTCAGAGGTGTAGCATTCAAGCATGTAATATAACTGTAGTTCATGCCTCAGGGCCTGCACAGAGTCACTATAGTTATTGTTCGcatttcttattattattatttagtgccacgggcaAAAGCATGAGGCACTACCTTTGCAGCTACCTCTAAGTACTTAATATTCaccatacttattatttatttatattatcaaATTTCTGCGCGTAACTCATACCGCAGCTTTGAAATAACCCAATATATACCAAAATATGCATCAAAATGTGCAGTGCTATCCGTTTTAGTGTCGCGATTCcaatttttcccaaagttattagCTCTCTCATACCTGGATGTAGaaatttcatttaaactttaaaacagAGGAAACTTGTGCTTTTTCCAAAACACCAAAccatttttacataaaaagtAACCTTttccaacaatatatatatattactgtTAATGTTTGGTCGTTAGCTGAAGTCTTGTCCTAAAACAATGGCGGAGCCCATGGGAGCTGTAATGGGAATGTACTATCATGTGACTGTGAAAGTGGAAAATACAACATGTTGTATATAGACTCAAAATACAAAAGTGTGTCGTATATGTTAGCCCTTTGCGAAAACTGGGAGCGCTACAGTAACAATATAACAAGTAATTTCTCCAAACCAGAATATGATTGGTGTGACTTTTGAAGACTAAAAAATGAATCATGTATTCACCCTGGCAGAAGCCCCccaatttctgccaaggaattttctagttctATTTGTTTCCCTCAGACAATTGTACGTGGCAACAAGATGGGAGCAGATGGCTCTCTGACCTGGCTGTTGGATGAGTTTGATACCATGTCTGTGACTCGCTCCAACTCCCTGCGACGAGGAAGCCCCCCAATCCAACCTCGCAGGGACTCCAGCTCCTCAAGAGGTGGTGGGGGGCAGGAGAATGGAGAATCTCACCACAGACACTACTCATACCCAGACAGACAAGACAGGTAAAGAATCAGGTCACGGAAATAGAACTAAATGGGACTAAAACTGAGGGTCTTGGTTTGTCTCAAGTGGAGCTTGTTGCACATGTTAGCATCTGTACTGATGTTAACATCATTCTGTTTCCCAGAGACAGACCCAGACCAGATCACCAGGTAGGGGATGATCCCCGCCATGGTCAGCATGCAGTCTGTCCTCCTTACAGAGACGAGGGAGTCCAGGGTCGGCCTCAGCAGCAGCCCCGTGGCCAAGAGCCCAGCAGGGCTCACATGGACAGACCAAGCTCTGGGcctcttccccccccccacaaggAGCCATGGGACCAAGACCAGGTAGGGACGCTCATGCGTCTTTAAATGAAGTTGTGGTTAATAGTTTTGTAAGAAGTGAATAAAATGGGGCTTATACATTTACTATGTGTATCTATCTTTTACTTGGCAAtaatccctccctccctgcgtCTTCACAGGTGCAGGTGGTTCCCAGAGACCAACCTGGTGACCACAGGCCAAGGTCAAGTTATACAACACGGAGTGGCAGTCCTCAATCTCCTAGGGAGAAGAGGCCTCTCTCTGGGCCCAACATCCAGAGCCCAAACCTGCCTCTTACAGAGGGGGTAGTGAAGACTGCCCAACAGTCTGTACGGCCATTTAATACCTACCCCAGGACAGACAGTGAGGGCGGGCGCAGTCCCACAGGACAGGTAGGGTCAGCAGCATGAGTAGAGAGAGGCACCAGTGTGAAGGGAAAAGGCAACCAGCAAATCTTTAGGCTGAGAAATCATCACTGTTATCACTGAGTTCTCAAGAATCGCACTGTTCTGTCTTAAAACCTGTCAGCGTTTGGCCCCAGATCACATATTTCAAAATACAGAAATTGTAGGTGAGTAATTCAGAGCCATTTATTATAATAAGTAAGCTAAAGAtgacttactttttttttttgagagagaaaCTTTCTTGTCTATGTCCATGTTGTCTTGGGGAGCAAGCAAGTTTACAGTTTGCAGATGAAACAAGTTAttgttatattatattgtaggtgaattatttaaatttgacgATGGGCCTCAGTGTGGTAAATTGATTGAAATTATCACTAACGACATCGTGCAGACCTTATCTTctcatcaaataaaaatgaaaaaattaaatgaggTCTCATAGCATtaaaccaataataataataaactagaTTAGCCTAAAACAGTCTTAAAATTGCATTACATTTTTGCTAAAAGTACCCCCAAAAAAATCAAGAATCTAACTGAGTTTTGAACTTTAAATCaaaagtgaaatcaaatcaaggatttaaaaaaatcgTGACTCTCCTAATATATGCAAGTTAGTGCTGTAGTGATTAAAATTCTTCATTATGATAAATTTCTTGATTTTTCTTAATTGCATTTTTATGCTCAGAATtcaataatgaattaaaaagctaattttactttgaaagaaaTGTATTATGTTGCAGTATACAGTATGCTTCTTCTCAAACATTTGGTTTGTGAAGAAGACAAAACGCAAAATTGGGGAAATGGGCttaatatgtatataaaattttgaagaaaaactgcTTGCTCATCCTACAAAATTTTTCGGTAACATTTTTCTGTCCCCTCCTTACAGCCGGGTCGACACCATGAATCTTCCCATCAGAATGGCCCATCTGGTGGCTCTAGCCGAGGGTCCTCCAGCTCCAAGCCCCCTGCTAGCCAGTCATACTCTCATCATGCCTCCCACCCAAGCCTGACCGCTCAGAGCACGCAGCATCCACATACTCCTCACCCCAATGTTCCAGCTCCACGACCTCCTGTGCCCTCTGGGCCCCCAGTGTTGGGTACTCCATCCCAGGGCCGCTCACCACAGAGAGAGCCTCAGAGGGTTTCCCATGAGCAGTTCAGAGCAGCACTACAGATGGTTGTGGATCCTGGCGATCCGCGGACATACCTGGATCACTATATTAAGATTGGGGAGGGGTCGACAGGGATCGTGTGTATAGCTACAGTGAAGACCACAGGGAAACTTGTGGCTGTCAAGAAGATGGATCTGAGGAAACAACAGCGCAGAGAACTCCTCTTCAACGAGGTAGTGGCTtgtatttattcttatttaacCTTTCTAATTTTAACACACTAAGAGTTATCACACCacaaatggcatttttttttactgcgtTTTCATTCTTCTACTGCGTATATGTCTCTGGGtcggtgggtgctggagccaatcccagctcacattgggtgacgGCGGGGGAAAatgctggacaggtcaccagtccatcacagggccaacacagagacagagttgaacaaccactcacgctcagacctacgggcaatttagagtaaTCAGATACAACAGTTCAATCTGATGGAGACCATTAATTCCACTATCGTGAATTTTGtaatatttagtttttgatgtttgtcatgttttgttttgttttttttttcataccatTGGTAAAAGTATTAgataaagcatttttttatataattcaaagtttttattatattttcattattgtaacagacagatgaacatcaaacacaacagacaaaatgGAGGTCATAAATAGTAATAATggcaaaaagaataaatgaataaataaattagttaTATGTTATTAGGCCAGTTTTTAATATTCTACAACTGTATTTGTCCAACAGTGGTACCACAGTTCTGTCTCCAAGGAGACATAGTCTTGGTAAGCTGGGTAGTTCACAATTTAATGATTTTCAACTACAACAATAATTTAAACTTTTTCCCACAAGGCCCTAGAACATTCCCATAATGCATGCATATAAATGCCACTTTCTGCCCCACACTTCCAACATAAATCATTATTGATTAGACCCATTCTGTTAATTCTtgatggtgaaaaaaataatatctatGAATTATTTTATACTGAATAAATTTGCCTCTGGCTCCTCTTATGTattcttcagtgtttgaaagaaTCCCcttcaatgtttttttcatccagCATACAAGACAGCTCTTTCTCCCATATCATTTTGAGATTATTACAACCATTATTATTTGTCCAAGGACACATCTCATACCATCTCGAAACCTTATGATCTATTTCGGGTAATTGTAAGTAGAATTCGATTTGACTTCTGTCCTGACCAATATTAACCACATTTAATACAGTGTCTAATTTGTAAGTACTTCTAAAAATGGCCTCTatcctttcatttaaaattttctttaaatctaatatatgaaagaaaattattttcaaataaattatctattttttctgctgtctttttttaacCATTGAGTCCAATAGATGCGCTGTCTATCTTTATTTTTGGATTGTGTCATATGGGTGCATATTTTTGAGTATACTGAGAGATTTTACATCGCTTATGTATCTCTTGCCAAACTATTTTCGAATGTCCTAGAATGGGGTTATAAACcttatttttaattgtttgtgcTAGACCCTCCATAGGTTTAAAGGGGAAGGTGAGTTCCCGCTCAATCAAAACCCAGTCCAGATCAGCACCAGCTTCATCCCGATGTCCTGTAAGCTTGGACCTCTCAAAGGCAACACTATAATATTTTTAGGttactatgtttttttttttttttttttaggcaggGTTTAATGAAAACTTCAATGCTAACgacatttttaacacattttcagctacatgcacaaaaatgttGACGTTTCCAGGTGTTCtggttttatcatagttactgaaaatgtgttggaCAGTAGGAGACGACAGCAAGACAAGTGACgtcacatcaacaacaaagggagtgtaaacatatgtgtacgATCTTTACACCGTTaatttcacctccaaaaaaatcGTATACTGtcataaaaacaacaccaaagtgcaaAAATTATTCCCCagtaaaggtttcaacaagcctgctcaccaaaagcaaaaaaagtcGGACGTCGTTTTCTATCTCCGTGAAATACAAACATTCTTTGATCAAACCCTGactaaaacattgaataaaatcacaagcttggcctcattttaaagctgaagatgtgcccaacagTAATCCGCATTAaattttatccatcgtgtccagttaatcggacattttgtcattttttcccACTATGCTCATGCTACTTTAAAGGTCTGTCAGACTGCGCATTTACTACGTgcaggcagcgtctcctgtcaatcaaagttacgttgaaaacaaaatttccaTCCAATAGTAGAGGCCCTAAGGTTTCCTCTGACATATAACAATCCTTGATTGGGCCATTtttttcaccccaaataagggctgcgtaaCCGGAGCAGAGCCGCATGGGACATGCACGCAGTGACGCATGTACAGATTAAAAAGGGTTGAAGCCAAAATTGACCCCTGGGGAACACCGCATTTCATTTGATACAAACTACATGTGTGTTCACCCACGCTGTGTGAGATGTGACTTGAATCAGTTTAAAAACAGTACCAGAGATGCCAATTAAATTTCAGAGTCTGTTTAAAAGAATGGTACGATCTACTGTGTCAAACGCTGCACTCAAATCTAAAAGCACTAACACAGACGGTATTTTTGTGTCCATGTTCGATCTGAAGTCATTGACAATTTTCATTAGTGCCGTCTCCGTGCTGTGATATTTTCTAAAACCAGACTGATATATTTCATCAGTGTTTGTCAAGGTCATAAAATCATGTAATTGATTAAAAACAGGTTTTTCTAAAATCTTACTTAAAAATGGCAAATTGGAAATAGTTCTCTGGTAATGATGTGTCCAAATTGTTGTTCTTCAAGAGTGGCTTAACTATGGCTGTCTTCAAAACAGTGGAGAAAATGCCAGTCtgtaatgaataattaatgaTAGTCAGGAGatcatttttttaagaaactatACTCTATTATAGGTTTATAATTGGCTGGGTCCGTCAAATCCTTATCTTTTTTTGGTATTAGTGATATAAAAGCCTGGTTAAGACTTTCTGGGAGTGAGCCATAATCAAACGCTTCATGGAAAACCTCTGTGAGAAATGGA
It includes:
- the pak4 gene encoding serine/threonine-protein kinase PAK 4 is translated as MFTKKKKSRIQISAPSNFEHRVHTDFDEQEQKFVGLPRQWQSLIEDTAKRPKPFIDVTVITTVEPRKTIVRGNKMGADGSLTWLLDEFDTMSVTRSNSLRRGSPPIQPRRDSSSSRGGGGQENGESHHRHYSYPDRQDRDRPRPDHQVGDDPRHGQHAVCPPYRDEGVQGRPQQQPRGQEPSRAHMDRPSSGPLPPPHKEPWDQDQVQVVPRDQPGDHRPRSSYTTRSGSPQSPREKRPLSGPNIQSPNLPLTEGVVKTAQQSVRPFNTYPRTDSEGGRSPTGQPGRHHESSHQNGPSGGSSRGSSSSKPPASQSYSHHASHPSLTAQSTQHPHTPHPNVPAPRPPVPSGPPVLGTPSQGRSPQREPQRVSHEQFRAALQMVVDPGDPRTYLDHYIKIGEGSTGIVCIATVKTTGKLVAVKKMDLRKQQRRELLFNEVVIMRDYHHENVVEMYNSYLVGDELWVVMEFLEGGALTDIVTHTRMNEEQIATVCLSVLKALSVLHTQGVIHRDIKSDSILLTHDGRVKLSDFGFCAQVSKEVQRRKSLVGTPYWMAPELISRLPYGPEVDIWSLGIMVIEMVDGEPPYFNEPPLKAMKMIRDNLPPKLKNLHKVSPVLKSFLDRMLVRDPAQRAMASELLKHPFLAKAGPPSCIVPLMRQNRMR